Proteins encoded within one genomic window of Geotalea daltonii FRC-32:
- a CDS encoding DUF2721 domain-containing protein — protein MAIHEKELLEALSSSHILASMITPAVLISACGTLIFSTSGRLGRLFDRVNSMKSEVEGMLVGKFTLHEERLTHIRQQLARQRVRSILIQRSLAALYTATALFIASSLAIAFNVAFGSPETSWISTAIALLGGLFLFAASALLLYESRYNLTFINSHIDFIGFLENNCPKGDDTAPKPPE, from the coding sequence ATGGCCATACATGAGAAGGAACTGCTGGAAGCACTCTCCAGCAGCCACATCCTTGCTTCCATGATCACCCCGGCGGTGCTGATATCCGCCTGCGGCACCCTGATCTTTTCCACCTCTGGCCGATTGGGACGGCTTTTCGACCGGGTAAATTCCATGAAGAGCGAGGTGGAAGGGATGCTGGTGGGAAAGTTCACCCTGCACGAAGAGCGGCTGACTCATATCCGTCAGCAACTGGCCAGGCAGCGGGTGCGCTCCATCCTCATCCAGCGGTCACTGGCAGCCCTTTATACCGCAACCGCCCTTTTCATCGCTTCCAGCCTGGCCATAGCCTTCAATGTGGCATTCGGCAGCCCGGAAACCAGCTGGATTTCCACAGCAATAGCCCTTCTCGGCGGGTTGTTTCTTTTTGCGGCCAGTGCGCTGCTCCTCTACGAGAGCAGGTATAACCTGACCTTCATCAACAGCCACATCGACTTCATTGGTTTCCTTGAAAACAATTGCCCCAAAGGGGACGACACCGCGCCTAAACCACCCGAATGA
- a CDS encoding SlyX family protein translates to MTESRLTDLEIHMMHQENTIQELNDVVMEQQRMIDLLRSEVQTIKEQLQALDPSLNRLPSEEEPPPHY, encoded by the coding sequence ATGACCGAATCACGATTGACAGATCTGGAAATTCATATGATGCATCAGGAAAATACAATCCAGGAATTAAATGACGTGGTCATGGAGCAGCAGCGGATGATCGACCTTTTGCGCTCGGAAGTGCAGACCATCAAGGAACAGCTGCAAGCCCTGGATCCCTCTCTCAACAGGCTGCCGTCTGAAGAGGAGCCGCCTCCACACTACTGA
- a CDS encoding aldo/keto reductase: MKQATLGNTGLTINPLVFGTLPLGPLQAGLSPEEGGRLIRHGLERGINLLDTAELYQSYPHIKAALDGFKGKVHIVTKTHAPDGALARAHVERGLRELGLECFDVVHLHGAKIADPFTERKEVLEELLKMKEEGKIAHVGLSSHYISAIRKAADHPEVEVIHPLINMNGMGIIDGSAEEMSAAIRACKAAGKGIYAMKALAGGNLIPQARQAIRYVLNVAGVDGVAIGMLSEAEIDANLALFHDDVADEETWKGLESRRRSLRIMGNFCKGCENCLDACASGALSVVDGKARVNEETCILCGYCAASCPEFVIRVV; the protein is encoded by the coding sequence GTGAAACAGGCAACATTGGGCAACACAGGACTCACCATAAATCCACTCGTCTTCGGTACCTTGCCTCTCGGGCCGTTGCAGGCCGGGTTGAGCCCGGAAGAAGGAGGTCGGCTGATCCGTCATGGCCTTGAGCGGGGCATAAACTTGCTGGATACGGCTGAGCTATACCAGAGCTACCCCCATATCAAGGCGGCCCTGGATGGTTTTAAAGGCAAGGTCCATATCGTCACCAAGACCCATGCACCCGACGGCGCCCTTGCACGGGCTCATGTGGAGCGGGGCTTGCGCGAACTGGGGCTGGAATGTTTCGATGTGGTCCATCTCCATGGGGCTAAGATTGCCGATCCCTTTACTGAAAGGAAAGAGGTGCTGGAAGAACTGCTGAAGATGAAGGAAGAGGGGAAGATTGCCCATGTGGGACTATCCTCCCATTACATATCTGCCATCCGCAAGGCTGCAGACCATCCTGAGGTCGAGGTCATTCACCCCCTGATCAACATGAACGGCATGGGGATTATCGACGGCAGCGCCGAAGAGATGTCGGCGGCCATTCGGGCCTGTAAGGCGGCCGGCAAGGGGATATACGCCATGAAAGCCCTGGCTGGCGGCAATCTGATTCCCCAGGCGCGGCAGGCGATCCGCTACGTACTCAATGTGGCGGGTGTGGATGGCGTGGCAATCGGCATGCTCTCAGAGGCTGAGATCGACGCCAATCTTGCACTCTTTCACGACGATGTTGCAGACGAGGAAACGTGGAAAGGGTTGGAAAGCAGGCGGCGCAGCCTCAGGATCATGGGCAATTTCTGCAAAGGATGCGAGAATTGCCTCGATGCCTGTGCCAGCGGAGCATTGTCCGTAGTTGATGGAAAGGCACGGGTGAATGAGGAAACCTGCATCCTCTGCGGCTACTGCGCCGCCTCCTGTCCGGAATTCGTCATTCGGGTGGTTTAG
- a CDS encoding class I SAM-dependent rRNA methyltransferase — translation MQEQYKVGPETARMLALGHPWIIADSYTRRWPDGKTGELIELVDDNGHFLAMALLDPIDRIVARVLSRKRMRLDREWLGKRLRAAIQLRTDHADLSDSNAYRLVNGEGDGLPGLTVDRYGDYLMVQLYCSGWRPHLKLITLGLQELLSPKGIYEKDRPQKTRELEASSDNKIYGRLLCGTAASQPLQVQENGLNFLVNLELGLNTGLFIDQRQNRRDLMGRARGKRVLNLFAYTAAFSVAAAASGASLVTSVDASASYLEWGKANFGANRLNPRRYEFVVGDCFDVLQDMQRQGKSYDIIIMDPPSFSTTAKSRFTTRGGTSDLVAAALPLLADGGLLITSSNHQKVDVADYLKELRRGSLQAKCELRITGLFGQPPDFPYPVTFAEGRYLKYVISVKNQE, via the coding sequence ATGCAGGAACAATACAAGGTTGGACCCGAGACGGCGCGCATGCTGGCGCTGGGCCACCCATGGATCATCGCCGACTCGTATACCCGCAGATGGCCGGACGGCAAAACCGGTGAGCTCATTGAACTTGTTGACGACAACGGCCATTTTCTGGCCATGGCTTTGCTGGACCCAATTGACCGTATTGTGGCGCGGGTGTTGTCCCGCAAACGGATGCGGCTGGACAGGGAATGGCTTGGGAAAAGGCTACGCGCAGCAATCCAACTCCGTACTGACCATGCCGACCTCTCCGATTCAAATGCCTACAGGCTGGTCAATGGTGAGGGGGACGGACTGCCCGGGCTGACTGTCGACCGGTATGGCGATTATCTAATGGTACAACTCTATTGCAGCGGCTGGCGGCCGCACCTGAAGCTTATTACCCTGGGGTTGCAGGAGCTTCTTTCGCCAAAGGGGATTTACGAGAAGGACCGGCCGCAAAAGACCAGGGAGCTTGAAGCCTCCAGCGACAATAAAATATATGGCCGCCTGCTCTGCGGCACGGCTGCAAGCCAACCCCTGCAGGTGCAGGAAAATGGTCTGAACTTCCTCGTCAACCTTGAACTGGGGCTAAATACGGGCCTTTTCATCGACCAGCGGCAGAACCGCCGCGATCTTATGGGGCGGGCCAGGGGGAAGAGGGTGCTCAACCTTTTTGCCTATACGGCTGCGTTTTCTGTTGCTGCTGCCGCTTCCGGAGCCAGTCTCGTCACCAGTGTCGATGCCTCGGCAAGTTACCTGGAGTGGGGGAAAGCCAATTTCGGCGCCAACCGTCTCAATCCCCGTCGCTATGAATTCGTCGTCGGTGACTGTTTCGATGTTTTGCAGGATATGCAACGGCAGGGGAAAAGCTATGATATCATCATCATGGACCCTCCATCCTTTTCCACCACGGCCAAAAGCCGCTTCACCACCCGCGGCGGCACGTCGGATCTGGTCGCAGCGGCTCTGCCGCTCCTTGCAGATGGCGGTCTCCTGATCACTTCCTCCAACCACCAGAAGGTGGATGTGGCGGATTATCTAAAGGAGCTGCGCCGTGGTTCACTGCAGGCCAAATGCGAACTGAGAATCACAGGACTCTTCGGTCAGCCGCCGGATTTTCCCTATCCGGTTACCTTTGCCGAGGGGCGCTACTTGAAGTATGTGATCAGTGTCAAGAATCAAGAATGA